A single Notoacmeibacter ruber DNA region contains:
- a CDS encoding exodeoxyribonuclease VII small subunit has translation MVENEHPPVETLSFEAAMAELEKIVTALEEGNVALERSIALYERGEALKVRCDTLLKSAEDKVEKIRLSREGEPVGTEPLDPE, from the coding sequence GTGGTTGAAAACGAGCATCCGCCTGTCGAGACATTATCTTTCGAGGCCGCAATGGCCGAGCTGGAAAAGATCGTGACGGCTCTGGAGGAGGGCAATGTCGCGCTTGAGCGCTCGATCGCCCTTTATGAGAGGGGCGAAGCGCTGAAGGTGCGTTGCGATACTCTCCTCAAAAGTGCGGAAGACAAGGTCGAGAAGATCCGCCTGTCGCGAGAGGGTGAACCTGTCGGAACAGAGCCACTCGACCCGGAGTGA
- a CDS encoding TlyA family RNA methyltransferase has protein sequence MGFVEARKRLDQILLERGVFDSRSRARDAILRGTVQVDGRPAEKPGQSVSTACEIRVDDPALHYVSRAALKLDHAIESFGLSVQGAKALDVGASTGGFTQVLLEEGAEHVVALDVGHDQLHQSLRDDPRVTVMERFNARDLKSDDLPYRPDVIVSDVSFVSLRLALKPALELAPFGARCVLLVKPQFELSPEMIGKGGIVRNVAVAEAVAHDLRMWLDRLKGWRSLGVVPSPILGGEGNREFLLAGVRNTE, from the coding sequence ATGGGTTTTGTGGAAGCGCGAAAGAGACTGGATCAGATCCTCCTCGAGCGCGGCGTCTTTGACAGCCGTTCACGCGCTCGCGATGCGATCTTGCGCGGCACCGTTCAGGTCGACGGCCGACCGGCGGAAAAGCCCGGACAATCGGTCTCAACCGCGTGTGAAATCCGGGTCGACGATCCGGCCCTCCATTATGTTTCGCGGGCCGCGCTGAAGCTGGATCATGCCATCGAATCGTTTGGTCTGAGCGTGCAGGGAGCGAAAGCTCTCGATGTCGGTGCTTCGACCGGAGGATTCACGCAGGTGCTGCTTGAAGAGGGCGCGGAGCATGTCGTCGCCCTCGACGTTGGCCACGATCAGTTGCATCAGAGTCTCCGCGACGATCCCCGCGTGACGGTCATGGAGCGGTTCAATGCCCGCGACCTGAAATCGGACGATTTGCCTTATCGGCCGGATGTGATCGTCTCGGACGTTTCCTTCGTCTCCTTGCGACTGGCGCTGAAGCCCGCCCTTGAGTTGGCGCCATTTGGCGCGCGCTGCGTCCTTCTCGTGAAGCCACAGTTCGAACTTTCGCCGGAGATGATCGGAAAGGGCGGCATCGTGCGCAATGTCGCGGTCGCCGAAGCCGTCGCCCACGATCTTCGAATGTGGCTCGACCGGCTGAAGGGCTGGCGTTCACTGGGCGTCGTTCCGAGTCCCATTCTCGGCGGCGAAGGCAATCGCGAATTTCTTCTTGCCGGCGTGAGGAACACCGAGTGA
- a CDS encoding class I SAM-dependent RNA methyltransferase has translation MSAAAAVRWTIRQIGNKGDGIAGDEAGNTAFIPFTLPGETVSAAVTNGRGESIAILQPSSERVEPPCPHFGDCGGCALQHWERRAYSTWKREKLVDALKSRGIDIEVAPLIDCPEQARRRVTFGVRRTEAGLLLGFHAALSNRIVPIETCIIADPAIVASLPALRLLGEAVATGTAPFSMTVTTTETGLDVALSGLSAPDEKVRHAVVALALELRFARVSWNGEILVEPVKPDIVFGTAKVTPPPGAFLQAVPSAEEAMASLVVEHVKGAKMVADLFAGCGTFALRMARKANVHAVEGEAAPLAALQSGFRFGEKLRQVTVEKRDLFDRPLTWKELKSFDAVVFDPPRAGAEDQCRQLAKSDVPRLAAVSCNPVTLARDLSILLDGGYTLKSITPIDQFLWSPHLEVLALLEKPGKSRRRR, from the coding sequence GTGAGCGCTGCCGCTGCCGTCAGGTGGACGATACGGCAGATCGGCAATAAGGGCGACGGCATTGCCGGCGACGAGGCCGGGAATACTGCCTTCATTCCGTTCACACTGCCGGGCGAGACCGTCAGCGCCGCTGTTACGAACGGGCGCGGCGAATCCATCGCCATTCTGCAACCCTCATCCGAACGGGTCGAGCCGCCCTGTCCGCATTTCGGCGATTGCGGCGGCTGCGCGCTACAGCATTGGGAGCGGCGAGCCTACTCCACGTGGAAACGTGAGAAGCTGGTCGATGCGCTGAAGAGCCGCGGCATCGATATTGAAGTTGCGCCGCTCATCGACTGTCCCGAGCAGGCACGCCGCCGCGTGACGTTCGGCGTTCGTCGGACGGAGGCGGGCCTGCTGCTCGGCTTTCACGCCGCGCTCTCCAACCGCATCGTGCCGATTGAGACCTGTATCATTGCCGACCCAGCGATCGTCGCGTCACTTCCGGCTCTTCGTCTATTGGGTGAGGCGGTTGCGACCGGCACGGCGCCGTTTTCCATGACGGTAACAACGACGGAAACCGGCCTCGACGTGGCCCTTTCCGGACTTTCCGCGCCAGATGAAAAAGTCCGCCATGCGGTGGTCGCGCTAGCGCTGGAGTTGCGGTTCGCGAGGGTCTCTTGGAATGGAGAAATTCTCGTCGAGCCGGTGAAGCCGGACATCGTTTTCGGGACGGCGAAGGTCACGCCGCCCCCTGGTGCCTTTTTACAGGCTGTCCCAAGTGCCGAAGAGGCAATGGCCTCTCTTGTGGTGGAGCATGTCAAAGGGGCCAAGATGGTCGCCGACCTTTTCGCGGGATGCGGTACCTTCGCACTTCGGATGGCGCGCAAAGCCAATGTGCACGCGGTTGAGGGCGAAGCCGCGCCACTCGCTGCCCTGCAAAGCGGCTTCCGATTTGGAGAAAAGCTTAGGCAGGTGACGGTCGAAAAACGCGATCTGTTCGACCGGCCGCTGACCTGGAAAGAGCTAAAGTCATTCGACGCGGTGGTCTTCGATCCACCCCGCGCCGGTGCGGAGGATCAGTGCCGGCAATTGGCGAAAAGCGATGTGCCGAGGCTCGCTGCCGTTTCCTGCAACCCGGTTACGCTCGCGCGTGATCTCTCCATCCTGTTGGATGGCGGCTATACGCTCAAGTCGATCACGCCGATCGACCAGTTCCTCTGGAGCCCGCATCTCGAAGTGTTGGCTCTTCTGGAAAAGCCGGGCAAGTCGCGTCGGCGCCGCTGA
- a CDS encoding NAD-dependent deacylase: protein MSGSRNIVVLTGAGISAESGVDTFRDEGGIWSQVRLEDVATPEGFAADPVRVQSFYNARRAQLPLVEPNPAHFALARLEREFEGSVMIVTQNIDDLHERAGSQKVIHMHGELKKALCCACKKSFPHESDLSLEEACPKCGQVGTLRPDVVWFGEMPYQMDRIYDLLRHCDLFLSVGTSGNVYPAAQFVQEAGQHGAHTIEINLEPSLGVSDFEDTRHGKAGELLPIFVDELLTGSYHF, encoded by the coding sequence ATGAGCGGCAGTCGCAACATCGTCGTCCTGACAGGAGCAGGAATTTCCGCCGAGAGCGGCGTCGATACCTTTCGCGATGAAGGCGGCATCTGGAGCCAGGTCCGGCTGGAGGACGTGGCGACGCCCGAAGGCTTCGCCGCCGATCCGGTTCGTGTCCAGAGTTTCTACAATGCGAGGCGGGCGCAGCTGCCGCTGGTCGAACCCAACCCTGCGCATTTCGCGCTGGCTCGCCTGGAGCGCGAATTTGAAGGTTCCGTCATGATCGTCACACAGAACATAGATGATCTGCACGAGCGAGCGGGGTCACAAAAAGTCATCCACATGCATGGCGAACTCAAAAAGGCCCTGTGTTGCGCATGCAAGAAGTCGTTTCCCCATGAGAGCGATCTTTCGCTTGAGGAAGCCTGCCCGAAATGCGGACAGGTCGGCACTCTTCGACCGGATGTCGTCTGGTTCGGCGAGATGCCTTATCAGATGGATCGTATCTACGACCTGCTACGGCACTGCGATCTTTTTCTGTCAGTGGGGACCAGCGGCAACGTTTATCCGGCTGCGCAATTCGTTCAGGAAGCCGGTCAACACGGCGCTCACACGATCGAGATCAATCTGGAGCCTTCGCTCGGTGTCTCCGATTTTGAAGACACCCGCCACGGCAAGGCCGGCGAGCTGCTGCCCATTTTCGTGGATGAGCTTTTGACCGGCAGCTACCATTTTTGA
- a CDS encoding type 1 glutamine amidotransferase domain-containing protein, which yields MKLQGKKIAVLIAPRGTEEPEFVQPRQAVEAEGAEVTVISLESGTAKTVNSDLDPGGEYKIDKTFDEVSADDFNGLIIPGGSVGADRLRADETAVAFIRKFFEQKKPVAAICHAPWTLAEADVLNGRKVTSFHSIKTDLRNAGAEWVDEEVVVDEGLVTSRNPNDLDAFCAKAVEEFCEGKHDAQSRSAA from the coding sequence ATGAAACTGCAAGGCAAGAAGATCGCCGTGCTCATTGCGCCGCGCGGAACCGAAGAGCCGGAATTCGTTCAGCCCAGACAGGCCGTCGAGGCCGAGGGCGCCGAGGTGACCGTTATCAGCCTGGAAAGCGGGACGGCAAAAACCGTCAATAGCGATCTGGACCCGGGCGGCGAGTACAAGATCGACAAGACCTTCGATGAGGTCTCTGCCGATGATTTCAACGGCCTGATCATCCCTGGCGGCTCGGTTGGAGCGGACCGTCTACGCGCTGACGAAACGGCGGTGGCGTTCATCCGTAAATTCTTCGAGCAGAAAAAGCCGGTCGCGGCCATCTGCCACGCGCCATGGACCCTTGCCGAAGCGGATGTCCTGAACGGCCGTAAGGTCACATCCTTCCATTCCATCAAGACCGATCTGCGCAATGCCGGCGCGGAATGGGTGGATGAAGAAGTCGTCGTCGACGAAGGCCTTGTGACCTCCCGCAATCCCAATGACCTCGACGCATTCTGCGCCAAGGCAGTGGAAGAGTTCTGCGAAGGAAAGCATGACGCCCAGAGCCGCAGCGCGGCCTGA
- the tldD gene encoding metalloprotease TldD translates to MTESLVEQFDISPEEVRSIVAEAVGQGDDGELFLEYMESEALAFDDGKLKTGSFSTDRGFGLRGVAGEATGYAHSSDMSARALRNAASTVKAVTAGYSGTVDESPAGTNRKLYGDGNPILSPGFDEKAQLLQTIDAYLRNRDPRVRQVSASLVGSWQHVEILRADGHLVRDVRPLVRVNISVIVGEGDRQETGSAGMGGRSAFGAFIAEQNWQAAAEDALRQALVNLEARPAPAGSFDVVLGAGWPGVMLHEAVGHGLEGDFNRKKTSAFSDLMGKQVASPGVTVVDDGSIADRRGSLTIDDEGTPTQRTVLIEDGVLVGYMQDRLNGRLMEGRSTGNGRRESYAHAPMPRMTNTIMESGDRDPAEIIASVKDGIYAVSFGGGQVDITSGKFVFGCTEAYRIEDGKVTHPVRGAMLIGNGPEAMRRIDMIGNDSKLDSGIGMCGKAGQGVPVGVGQPHLLMRNMTIGGTEAKSA, encoded by the coding sequence ATGACCGAGAGCCTCGTCGAGCAGTTCGACATATCGCCGGAAGAGGTGCGTTCCATCGTAGCGGAAGCTGTCGGCCAAGGCGACGATGGCGAGCTCTTCCTGGAGTATATGGAGAGCGAAGCGCTGGCATTTGACGATGGTAAGCTGAAGACGGGCAGCTTTTCGACCGATCGTGGCTTCGGCCTTCGCGGTGTGGCAGGCGAAGCCACCGGTTATGCACATTCCTCTGATATGTCGGCGCGCGCGCTGCGCAATGCCGCCTCCACCGTCAAGGCCGTCACCGCCGGGTATTCCGGCACTGTCGACGAATCTCCGGCAGGCACCAACCGGAAACTTTATGGCGACGGCAATCCGATCCTTTCGCCGGGCTTCGATGAAAAAGCGCAGCTTCTGCAGACGATCGACGCCTATCTGCGCAATCGCGATCCGCGTGTCCGTCAGGTCAGCGCGTCTCTTGTCGGATCCTGGCAGCATGTGGAGATCCTGCGTGCCGATGGTCATCTGGTACGAGACGTTCGCCCGCTGGTTCGGGTCAATATCTCCGTGATCGTTGGTGAAGGCGATCGACAGGAGACGGGCAGTGCGGGAATGGGCGGCCGCAGTGCGTTCGGCGCGTTCATCGCAGAGCAGAATTGGCAGGCGGCGGCGGAGGATGCACTCCGCCAGGCGCTGGTCAATCTGGAAGCGCGCCCTGCCCCGGCCGGAAGTTTCGATGTGGTTCTCGGGGCCGGCTGGCCGGGCGTGATGCTTCATGAAGCGGTCGGCCACGGCCTCGAAGGCGATTTCAATCGCAAGAAGACAAGCGCGTTTTCCGATCTGATGGGCAAGCAAGTGGCCAGTCCCGGTGTAACGGTGGTGGACGATGGCTCGATCGCCGACCGGCGCGGCTCCCTGACGATCGATGATGAAGGTACGCCGACGCAGCGCACCGTTCTGATCGAGGATGGCGTTCTGGTCGGCTACATGCAGGATCGCCTGAACGGTCGGCTCATGGAAGGCCGCTCCACCGGCAATGGCCGCCGCGAAAGCTATGCCCATGCGCCCATGCCCCGCATGACCAATACGATCATGGAGAGCGGCGACCGCGATCCCGCCGAAATCATCGCTTCGGTGAAGGACGGTATCTATGCCGTCTCTTTCGGCGGAGGCCAGGTGGATATCACCTCCGGCAAGTTCGTGTTCGGTTGCACCGAAGCCTACCGAATCGAAGATGGCAAGGTGACCCACCCGGTTCGCGGTGCGATGCTGATTGGCAACGGACCGGAAGCGATGCGGCGGATCGACATGATCGGCAATGATTCAAAACTCGATAGCGGTATCGGCATGTGCGGCAAGGCCGGACAGGGCGTTCCGGTCGGCGTGGGTCAGCCTCATCTTCTGATGCGCAACATGACGATTGGCGGAACCGAGGCGAAGTCCGCCTGA
- a CDS encoding invasion associated locus B family protein, whose translation MTLSFSRFQTTLFLLAGLLALAGPAPAGAQEGVVKETFGEWKLVCDTPAGASSEQCAIIQLVLDEEADIGLSAIVLRTADGKAELLRVVVPLGVVLPNGLGLLVDEKNIGNAQFTSCLADGCYAQVVLNDQLLETLKEGDSATFVVFKTPEEGIGVPIELDSFAEAYEALSAN comes from the coding sequence GTGACGCTCTCCTTTTCCCGGTTCCAGACCACCCTTTTCCTTCTCGCCGGCCTACTCGCCCTAGCGGGCCCCGCGCCGGCAGGAGCGCAGGAAGGTGTCGTGAAAGAGACCTTCGGAGAATGGAAGCTCGTCTGCGATACGCCGGCGGGCGCCTCCTCCGAGCAGTGCGCGATCATCCAGCTCGTGCTGGATGAAGAGGCCGATATTGGCCTCTCCGCCATTGTTCTGCGCACGGCCGATGGCAAGGCGGAGCTTCTGCGCGTCGTCGTGCCGCTCGGCGTCGTCTTGCCCAACGGCCTTGGCCTTCTGGTCGACGAGAAGAATATCGGCAACGCCCAGTTCACATCCTGCCTTGCGGACGGGTGCTACGCCCAGGTCGTTCTCAACGACCAGCTTCTGGAGACACTCAAGGAAGGCGACAGCGCCACCTTCGTCGTCTTCAAGACGCCGGAAGAGGGGATCGGGGTTCCGATCGAGCTCGACAGCTTTGCAGAAGCCTACGAGGCGCTGAGCGCAAACTGA
- the coxB gene encoding cytochrome c oxidase subunit II, with amino-acid sequence MKTVLASLLAVAVSGGAANAAKPEQWQFTLQPAATPIMEQIVWFEEYTFWFIIPIVLLVLFLLLFVVFRFRESRNPVPSRTSHNTIIEVIWTAAPVLILLLIAIPSFNLLTAQYTPDTEPELTVKATGYQWYWGYEYQPAEGAEDAEAVSYDSIILADGDREGSGKTDLEEYPRLLAVDNEMVVPVDTTVRLLVTGADVIHAFAMPAFGIKNDAVPGRINETWFRAEREGLYYGQCSEICGKDHAFMPIAIRVVSRDQYNNFIQSAGGDLQGAFTQLLASIEADKSKKLADASVGASPTMTE; translated from the coding sequence ATGAAGACAGTCCTTGCCAGCCTTTTGGCCGTTGCTGTCAGTGGCGGAGCGGCAAATGCGGCAAAGCCGGAGCAGTGGCAGTTTACGCTGCAGCCGGCGGCGACGCCGATCATGGAACAGATCGTGTGGTTCGAAGAATACACGTTCTGGTTCATCATACCGATCGTGCTGCTGGTCCTCTTTCTGCTGCTGTTTGTGGTGTTCCGGTTCCGTGAAAGCCGTAATCCGGTCCCTTCACGCACCAGCCACAACACCATCATCGAGGTGATCTGGACGGCGGCGCCGGTTCTGATACTCCTTCTGATCGCCATTCCCTCCTTCAACCTTCTGACGGCCCAGTACACGCCGGACACCGAGCCTGAACTGACCGTGAAGGCTACTGGCTACCAGTGGTATTGGGGTTATGAGTACCAGCCTGCCGAAGGCGCCGAAGATGCCGAAGCGGTTTCCTACGATTCCATCATTTTGGCCGATGGTGACCGCGAAGGCAGCGGTAAGACCGATCTGGAGGAATATCCGCGCCTGCTGGCGGTCGATAACGAGATGGTCGTGCCGGTCGATACGACGGTTCGGCTTCTGGTTACTGGCGCCGACGTGATTCACGCTTTCGCCATGCCGGCTTTCGGTATCAAGAACGACGCGGTCCCGGGACGTATCAACGAGACCTGGTTCCGCGCCGAGCGCGAAGGGCTCTATTACGGACAGTGCTCCGAAATCTGCGGTAAGGACCACGCGTTCATGCCGATCGCGATCCGGGTCGTCAGCCGTGATCAGTACAACAACTTCATTCAGTCTGCGGGCGGCGACCTTCAGGGGGCCTTCACGCAGCTCTTGGCTTCGATCGAGGCGGACAAGAGCAAGAAACTGGCCGACGCGAGCGTTGGCGCTTCCCCGACGATGACGGAGTAA
- the ctaD gene encoding cytochrome c oxidase subunit I, translating into MSTVAAHDAHHDHKPSFFKRWFLSTNHKDIGVLYLCFALLSGFVAVTLSIFMRMELQEPGIQIFDGLASILYGFDGAAAVDGGKQLYNVFVTMHAVLMMFLVVIPALFGGFGNYMMPIMIGAPDMAFPRMNNISFWLLPVALILGLIGMFMPGNAGGYGPGQGWTVYPPLSTSASPGPAMDFVILSLHLSGASSILGSINFITTIFNMRAPGMTLHKMPLFAWSLLVTAFLLLLSLPVLAGAITMLLTDRNFGTAFFAPEYGGDPILFQHLFWFFGHPEVYILILPAFGIVSHVISTFSRKPIFGYLGMAYAMVAIGAVGFIVWAHHMYTTGISLNTQRYFVFATMVIAVPTGIKIFSWIATMWGGSIRFTTPMLWSIGFVFLFTVGGVTGVQLANAGLDRAYHDTYYVVAHFHYVLSLGAVFGIFAGWYYWWPKITGTMYNETIGKLHFWIMFIGVNITFFPQHFLGLAGMPRRYIDYPDAYAGWNFVSSMGSYISVVAMVVFAIGAIEALMKKRPAAANPWGEGATTLEWQLSSPPPFHQWEELPRVR; encoded by the coding sequence ATGTCGACCGTAGCGGCGCACGACGCGCATCACGACCACAAGCCGTCCTTCTTCAAGCGTTGGTTCCTCTCGACCAACCATAAGGATATCGGCGTTCTCTATCTCTGCTTCGCTCTGCTCTCGGGCTTCGTCGCGGTGACTCTGTCGATCTTCATGCGCATGGAGTTGCAGGAGCCGGGCATTCAGATTTTCGACGGCCTCGCTTCGATCCTCTATGGCTTCGATGGCGCTGCCGCTGTCGACGGTGGCAAGCAGCTCTACAACGTCTTCGTCACCATGCACGCCGTCCTGATGATGTTCCTCGTCGTCATTCCGGCCCTGTTCGGTGGCTTCGGCAATTACATGATGCCGATCATGATCGGTGCGCCGGATATGGCGTTCCCGCGGATGAATAACATCTCCTTCTGGCTTCTGCCTGTTGCGCTGATTCTCGGCCTTATCGGCATGTTCATGCCGGGCAATGCCGGCGGCTACGGGCCGGGGCAGGGTTGGACCGTCTATCCGCCGCTTTCGACCTCGGCGTCACCCGGGCCTGCGATGGATTTCGTGATCCTGTCGCTGCACCTTTCGGGGGCGTCCTCGATCCTCGGTTCGATCAACTTCATCACCACCATTTTCAACATGCGTGCGCCGGGCATGACGCTGCATAAGATGCCGCTCTTCGCCTGGAGCCTTCTCGTGACCGCCTTCCTGCTGCTTCTGTCGCTTCCGGTCCTGGCTGGCGCGATCACCATGCTGCTGACAGACCGCAATTTCGGCACGGCCTTCTTCGCGCCGGAATACGGTGGTGACCCGATTCTCTTCCAGCATCTGTTCTGGTTTTTCGGTCACCCGGAAGTGTACATTCTGATTCTGCCGGCGTTCGGCATTGTCAGCCATGTGATTTCGACCTTCAGCCGCAAGCCGATCTTCGGCTATCTCGGCATGGCCTACGCCATGGTGGCGATCGGCGCGGTCGGCTTCATCGTGTGGGCGCACCACATGTATACCACCGGCATATCGCTCAACACGCAGCGCTACTTCGTCTTCGCGACGATGGTGATCGCGGTGCCAACCGGCATCAAGATCTTCTCCTGGATCGCTACGATGTGGGGCGGTTCGATCCGCTTTACTACGCCCATGCTTTGGTCGATCGGTTTCGTCTTCCTCTTCACGGTGGGCGGCGTCACAGGCGTTCAGCTTGCCAATGCCGGCCTCGATCGCGCCTATCACGATACCTATTATGTGGTGGCGCACTTCCACTACGTTCTCAGCCTCGGTGCGGTCTTCGGCATCTTCGCGGGCTGGTATTACTGGTGGCCCAAGATCACCGGCACCATGTATAACGAGACCATCGGCAAGCTGCATTTCTGGATCATGTTCATTGGCGTGAACATCACCTTCTTCCCGCAGCACTTCCTTGGTCTTGCCGGCATGCCGCGCCGCTACATCGACTATCCGGACGCTTATGCGGGCTGGAACTTTGTCTCCTCGATGGGCTCATACATCTCTGTCGTCGCCATGGTCGTCTTCGCGATCGGTGCGATCGAAGCGCTGATGAAGAAGCGTCCGGCCGCGGCCAATCCTTGGGGAGAAGGCGCGACGACCCTGGAATGGCAGCTTTCGTCTCCCCCGCCCTTCCACCAGTGGGAAGAGCTGCCGCGGGTTCGCTGA
- a CDS encoding heme o synthase yields MSITRDENIVEGAGLSEATPRDFFALLKPRVMSLVVFTGFVGLLLAPGSIDPFNAFVSILCIAIGAGSAGALNMWFDADIDAVMHRTANRPIPSGRVQPGEAVAFGLVMAGFSVMTLGLMINWLSAAILAFTIFYYAVLYTMWLKRSTPQNIVIGGAAGAFPPLLGWACATNTVGLEAITLFLIIFIWTPPHFWALALFKREEFDRANLPMMPNIAGEASTRRQIFAYSLLLAPLGVAPAFLGFASPVYGVFAALLGANFLRHAWAVLRMDDADRVMVPAKRLFGFSILYLFAIFAGLLVDHFAMPFYPLVGA; encoded by the coding sequence ATGAGCATCACGCGCGATGAGAATATCGTTGAAGGCGCCGGACTGTCCGAAGCAACGCCCCGCGACTTTTTCGCGCTCCTGAAGCCGCGGGTTATGAGCCTCGTTGTGTTTACGGGTTTTGTCGGCCTGCTGCTGGCACCAGGATCGATCGATCCGTTCAACGCGTTTGTTTCCATTCTCTGCATCGCCATCGGCGCCGGATCGGCGGGCGCTCTGAACATGTGGTTCGACGCCGACATCGATGCGGTTATGCATCGCACGGCCAACCGCCCGATTCCGTCGGGCCGCGTTCAGCCGGGCGAAGCCGTCGCGTTCGGTCTGGTCATGGCAGGTTTTTCCGTCATGACGCTCGGCCTGATGATCAACTGGCTTTCCGCCGCAATCCTCGCATTCACGATCTTTTATTATGCCGTTCTCTACACGATGTGGCTGAAGCGCTCGACGCCACAGAACATCGTGATCGGCGGGGCTGCGGGTGCGTTTCCCCCTCTGCTGGGCTGGGCCTGTGCCACCAATACCGTCGGCCTTGAAGCTATAACGCTGTTTCTGATCATCTTCATCTGGACCCCACCTCATTTCTGGGCGCTGGCGCTTTTCAAGCGGGAAGAGTTCGATCGCGCAAATCTGCCGATGATGCCCAACATTGCGGGCGAAGCCTCAACACGCCGGCAGATCTTCGCTTATTCGCTCCTGTTGGCGCCGCTCGGCGTGGCCCCAGCCTTTCTCGGATTTGCCAGCCCTGTTTATGGCGTTTTCGCCGCGCTGCTTGGTGCGAACTTCCTGCGTCACGCCTGGGCGGTGCTGCGTATGGATGATGCGGATCGCGTGATGGTTCCGGCCAAGCGGTTGTTCGGCTTTTCGATCCTCTATCTCTTCGCCATCTTCGCAGGCCTTCTGGTCGACCACTTTGCCATGCCCTTCTATCCTCTGGTGGGAGCCTGA
- a CDS encoding cytochrome c oxidase assembly protein: MSGSGRSEMSKAGRRKAMTAGIALSMVAGMGALSYAAVPLYRIFCQVTGYGGTTQRVETASDRVIDRTVTVRFDANAPSVPWHFKPAAPVTVRLGETAVVNYTAESLSNDVTGGQASFNVTPEMAGAYFNKIDCFCFTEQTLQPGEKVDMGITFYVDPDILNEPELADLKTITLSYTMFPLDRDNDAVASAGRTDNVTTRSVTRETIGD; the protein is encoded by the coding sequence ATGAGCGGCAGCGGACGGAGCGAAATGAGCAAGGCAGGGCGGCGCAAGGCGATGACGGCCGGCATCGCGCTGTCGATGGTCGCTGGCATGGGCGCCTTGTCCTACGCGGCTGTTCCGCTCTATCGCATCTTCTGTCAGGTCACGGGCTATGGCGGCACCACGCAGCGCGTGGAGACCGCTTCGGATCGCGTCATCGATCGCACGGTGACCGTTCGCTTCGATGCCAATGCCCCCTCTGTTCCCTGGCATTTCAAACCCGCAGCGCCAGTGACGGTACGACTGGGCGAAACGGCCGTCGTCAACTATACCGCCGAAAGCCTCAGCAATGACGTGACCGGCGGTCAGGCCAGTTTCAACGTGACGCCCGAAATGGCGGGCGCCTATTTCAACAAGATCGATTGCTTCTGCTTCACCGAGCAGACGCTACAGCCCGGCGAAAAGGTGGATATGGGGATCACGTTCTACGTCGATCCGGATATTCTCAATGAGCCGGAACTGGCTGATCTGAAGACCATAACCCTGTCCTACACCATGTTCCCACTTGACCGGGATAACGATGCGGTGGCATCGGCAGGAAGGACGGATAATGTGACGACGCGCTCTGTGACGCGTGAGACAATCGGGGACTGA
- a CDS encoding cytochrome c oxidase subunit 3, giving the protein MADVHAKKHDYHIIDPSPWPLLSALGALVMALGAICWMRYAQGTPLPFFGADLANPWLFFIGLVLVLYCMFGWWSDTVKESHEGFHTRVVQLHLRYGMIMFIASEVMFFVAWFWAFFDASLFPGEAVQVTRTDYTGGQWPPVGVEVVDPLHLPLYNTVILLLSGTTVTWAHHSLIHGDRKGLVWGLALTVVLGILFSTVQVYEYVVAPFAFHNSIFGATFFMATGFHGFHVFVGTIFLAVCLIRALRGDFTPEKHFGFEAAAWYWHFVDVVWLFLFFCIYVWGSFGAPIAHH; this is encoded by the coding sequence ATGGCCGACGTGCATGCCAAGAAACATGATTATCATATCATCGATCCCAGTCCGTGGCCTCTTCTCTCGGCGCTGGGCGCATTGGTCATGGCCCTCGGCGCGATCTGCTGGATGCGCTATGCGCAGGGAACGCCGCTGCCTTTCTTCGGCGCGGACCTTGCCAATCCATGGTTGTTCTTCATCGGCCTTGTTCTCGTGCTTTACTGCATGTTCGGCTGGTGGTCGGACACGGTGAAGGAAAGCCACGAAGGCTTCCACACACGCGTGGTGCAGCTTCATCTGCGCTACGGCATGATCATGTTCATCGCGTCCGAGGTCATGTTCTTCGTGGCGTGGTTCTGGGCATTCTTCGATGCCAGCCTTTTCCCCGGCGAAGCCGTTCAGGTGACCCGCACCGACTATACGGGCGGACAATGGCCGCCTGTCGGTGTCGAAGTGGTCGATCCGCTTCACTTGCCGCTTTACAACACGGTCATCCTGCTTCTCTCGGGCACGACCGTGACCTGGGCGCACCATTCGCTCATCCATGGCGACCGCAAGGGCCTGGTTTGGGGCCTGGCGCTTACCGTTGTGCTTGGCATTCTCTTCTCGACCGTGCAGGTCTACGAGTATGTCGTCGCGCCCTTCGCCTTCCATAACAGCATCTTCGGTGCGACCTTCTTCATGGCGACCGGCTTTCACGGCTTCCATGTTTTCGTCGGAACGATTTTCCTGGCCGTCTGCCTGATCCGCGCCCTCCGCGGTGATTTCACGCCCGAGAAACATTTTGGCTTCGAGGCGGCCGCCTGGTACTGGCATTTTGTCGATGTCGTCTGGCTGTTCCTCTTCTTCTGCATCTACGTCTGGGGCAGCTTCGGCGCGCCGATCGCCCACCACTAG